In one Amaranthus tricolor cultivar Red isolate AtriRed21 chromosome 8, ASM2621246v1, whole genome shotgun sequence genomic region, the following are encoded:
- the LOC130821680 gene encoding uncharacterized protein LOC130821680: protein MEYDDDDDENEGNDQDDQYGEDGGNFVHHVDASLYTQPSFQDLVSQFGLPPSFTQLVQPSQQLPNNNDEAPIPSKKSWDLIKDIALICSVMNTSTDPIVNTNQKIRVRWQKVKEAYEAARMERPHLIPRRTADMLKCRWGRVAPACLKWSGSYDEALRRKKSGTTDEDVLKEAHLIHQRKHGNFNLIEQWKILRKYNKWKQVVKRNQKKQDQASGKRSKTEEDSETPTSEPQGGSSTRPEGVKKAKARMTGKMVADQSIQALSAFGEKYRMNWEINESLSKKETLQPWEADMMVQLGQYLQNYNRQ from the exons atggagtatgatgatgatgatgatgaaaatgaaggaAATGATCAAGATGATCAATATGGTGAAGATGGAGGAAATTTTGTTCATCATGTTGATGCTAGTCTTTACACCCAACCATCATTTCAAGATCTAGTTTCACAATTTGGTTTACCACCGAGCTTCACTCAATTGGTTCAACCATCTCAACAGCTacctaataataatgatgaagcCCCTATACCTTCAAAGAAAAGTTGGGATTTGATTAAAGATATTGCTCTCATATGTTCAGTCATGAACACAAGTACAGATCCAATTGTGAACACCAACCAAAAGATAAGAGTGAGGTGGCAGAAAGTTAAGGAAGCTTATGAAGCAGCGAGGATGGAACGACCCCATCTGATCCCACGAAGAACCGCCGACATGCTTAAATGTCGTTGGGGTAGAGTTGCTCCAGCATGTTTGAAGTGGTCTGGAAGTTATGATGAGGCTCTTAGGAGGAAGAAGAGTGGCACGACAGACGAAGATGTGCTTAAAGAAGCACATTTAATCCATCAAAGAAAACACGGTAACTTTAACTTGATTGAGCAATggaaaattttaagaaagtatAACAAGTGGAAGCAAGTGGTAAAAAGGAATCAAAAAAAACAGGATCAAGCAAGTGGGAAAAGATCAAAGACGGAAGAAGATTCTGAAACACCAACAAGTGAACCTCAAGGAGGATCATCCACTCGCCCCGAGGGTGTGAAGAAGGCTAAGGCTCGCATGACTGGGAAAATGGTTGCAGATCAATCAATTCAAGCTTTGAGTGCATTTGGAGAGA AATATCGAATGAATTGGGAGATTAATGAATCATTAAGCAAAAAGGAAACTCTTCAGCCATGGGAAGCTGATATGATGGTTCAACTTGGACAATACCTTCAGAATTACAATCGTCAGTAG
- the LOC130821418 gene encoding probable magnesium transporter NIPA4, which yields MASSSDSDRSSDLYKGMSADNIKGLILALSSSLFIGASFIVKKKGLKKAGASGIRAGVGGYSYLYEPLWWIGMITMIVGEIANFAAYAFSPAILVTPLGALSIIISAVLAHVILKEKLHIFGMLGCVLCVVGSTTIVLHAPPEREIESVIEVWNLATEPGFLFYAALIMTAVFVLIFHFIPEYGHTHIMVYIGVCSLVGSLSVMSVKALGIALKLTLSGMNQLIYPQTWAFSMIVTACVVTQMNYLNKALDTFNTVVVSPIYYVMFTSFTILASVIMFKDWDRQNPTQIVTEMCGFVTILSGTFLLHKTKDLSDGLSSSLPIKVSKHVEGNGCEESEGIPLRRQDSMRQP from the exons ATGGCGTCATCGTCTGATAGTGATAGGTCCAGTGACTTATATAAAGGTATGTCAGCAGACAATATAAAGGGTTTGATTTTGGCTTTATCGTCAAGTTTGTTCATTGGTGCTAGCTTCATTGTTAAAAAGAAAGGTTTGAAGAAGGCTGGTGCTTCTGGTATTAGAGCAG GAGTTGGAGGATATTCTTACTTATATGAGCCATTGTGGTGGATAGGCATGATTACAA TGATTGTTGGTGAAATTGCCAACTTTGCAGCATACGCATTTTCACCAGCCATTTTGGTGACTCCTCTTGGGGCATTAAGCATCATCATTAG TGCTGTTCTTGCACATGTTATCTTAAAGGAGAAGCTACATATTTTTGGAATGCTTGGTTGTGTTTTATGTGTTGTTGGTTCAACTACAATAGTTCTACATGCTCCTCCAGAGCGTGAGATTGAGTCTGTTATAGAAGTATGGAACCTAGCTACAGAACCTG GCTTTCTCTTCTATGCTGCTCTAATCATGACTGCGGTGTTTGTGCTCATATTCCATTTCATTCCAGAGTATGGACATACACATATTATGGTTTATATTGGTGTTTGTTCGTTGGTGGGATCTTTATCG GTTATGAGTGTGAAGGCACTAGGAATTGCTTTGAAGTTGACGCTCTCTGGAATGAATCAATTAATATATCCTCAAACATGGGCCTTCAGTATGATTGTCACTGCCTGTGTGGTTACCCAAATGAATTACTTGAACAAG GCTCTTGATACATTCAACACTGTTGTTGTATCTCCTATATACTATGTGATGTTCACTTCATTTACGATATTGGCTAGTGTGATTATGTTCAAG GACTGGGACAGGCAGAATCCAACACAAATAGTGACTGAAATGTGTGGTTTTGTGACGATCCTTTCAGGGACGTTTCTTCTTCACAAAACAAAGGACTTGTCTGATG GTTTATCTAGTTCTTTGCCTATCAAAGTAAGCAAGCATGTTGAGGGAAATGGATGTGAGGAGTCTGAGGGTATACCCCTGAGACGGCAAGATTCCATGAGACAGCCATGA
- the LOC130821419 gene encoding protein FLX-like 3 isoform X1, whose translation MAGRNRMPRHPVDIHGLRGGPRPVLSRGPLPLPVHPLALEEELEIQHRENRKIVAENRHLLDENVNLERDLVSAKDEIHRLDEFIAKLRADNIVKYRDLIERNLKLEADLRATEPLREELLHLRSETQKLNVMKQDLTGQVQGLTANIARLRSENKQLYALRVDVDGIHKELAEARRALEYEKKANDEQVQQKDAMEKNLMSMAREIEKLRTEQMSMDRRGHGLGGSSSYSLYNGVPDMRYPSGGAPAEGHGGAWGPYSKRPRH comes from the exons ATGGCAGGGAGAAACCGTATGCCTCGTCACCCTGTTGATATTCATGGTTTAAGAGGTGGCCCTAGGCCAGTTTTAAGTAGAGGACCACTCCCTCTTCCTGTTCATCCCCTGGCTCTGGAGGAAGAACTTGAAATTCAGCATAGAGAAAACCGGAAGATTGTTGCTGAAAATCGGCATTTGCTTGATGAAAATGTGAACCTTGAAAGAGACCTTGTTTCCGCAAAAGATGAAATTCACAGATTGGATGAGTTCATTGCTAAACTTCGTGCTGACAACATTGTTAAGTATAGGGATTTAATTGAaaggaatttgaagctagaagCTGATCTACGCGCTACGGAGCCTCTTAGGGAAGAATTGTTGCATCTTCGAAGTGAAACTCAGAAATTGAATGTCATGAAACAAGATTTGACGGGTCAAGTTCAAGGTCTCACTGCAAACATAGCCCGTTTACGTTCTGAGAATAAGCAATTGTATGCTTTGAGAGTTGACGTAGATGGAATTCACAAGGAACTTGCTGAAGCCAG GAGAGCTTTGGAGTATGAGAAGAAAGCAAATGACGAGCAGGTGCAGCAGAAGGATGCTATGGAGAAGAATCTTATGTCAATGGCTCGTGAGATAGAAAAGCTTCGAACAGAGCAGATGAGCATGGATAGGAGAGGACATGGGCTTG GTGGTAGTAGTAGCTATTCATTGTATAATGGTGTCCCAGATATGAGATATCCAAGCGGGGGAGCCCCTGCCGAGGGGCATGGTGGAGCTTGGGGCCCTTATAGCAAGCGTCCCAGACATTGA
- the LOC130821419 gene encoding protein FLX-like 3 isoform X2, which translates to MAGRNRMPRHPVDIHGLRGGPRPVLSRGPLPLPVHPLALEEELEIQHRENRKIVAENRHLLDENVNLERDLVSAKDEIHRLDEFIAKLRADNIVKYRDLIERNLKLEADLRATEPLREELLHLRSETQKLNVMKQDLTGQVQGLTANIARLRSENKQLYALRVDVDGIHKELAEARALEYEKKANDEQVQQKDAMEKNLMSMAREIEKLRTEQMSMDRRGHGLGGSSSYSLYNGVPDMRYPSGGAPAEGHGGAWGPYSKRPRH; encoded by the exons ATGGCAGGGAGAAACCGTATGCCTCGTCACCCTGTTGATATTCATGGTTTAAGAGGTGGCCCTAGGCCAGTTTTAAGTAGAGGACCACTCCCTCTTCCTGTTCATCCCCTGGCTCTGGAGGAAGAACTTGAAATTCAGCATAGAGAAAACCGGAAGATTGTTGCTGAAAATCGGCATTTGCTTGATGAAAATGTGAACCTTGAAAGAGACCTTGTTTCCGCAAAAGATGAAATTCACAGATTGGATGAGTTCATTGCTAAACTTCGTGCTGACAACATTGTTAAGTATAGGGATTTAATTGAaaggaatttgaagctagaagCTGATCTACGCGCTACGGAGCCTCTTAGGGAAGAATTGTTGCATCTTCGAAGTGAAACTCAGAAATTGAATGTCATGAAACAAGATTTGACGGGTCAAGTTCAAGGTCTCACTGCAAACATAGCCCGTTTACGTTCTGAGAATAAGCAATTGTATGCTTTGAGAGTTGACGTAGATGGAATTCACAAGGAACTTGCTGAAGCCAG AGCTTTGGAGTATGAGAAGAAAGCAAATGACGAGCAGGTGCAGCAGAAGGATGCTATGGAGAAGAATCTTATGTCAATGGCTCGTGAGATAGAAAAGCTTCGAACAGAGCAGATGAGCATGGATAGGAGAGGACATGGGCTTG GTGGTAGTAGTAGCTATTCATTGTATAATGGTGTCCCAGATATGAGATATCCAAGCGGGGGAGCCCCTGCCGAGGGGCATGGTGGAGCTTGGGGCCCTTATAGCAAGCGTCCCAGACATTGA